A region of Candidatus Methylomirabilota bacterium DNA encodes the following proteins:
- a CDS encoding MoaD/ThiS family protein, giving the protein AGEVKLAVEGPVTAGAVLDALEATYPMLRGTIRDHVTGKRRPFVRFFACEQDVSHDPPDAPLPQAVATGAEPFMVVGAMAGG; this is encoded by the coding sequence GCCGGTGAGGTGAAGCTGGCCGTCGAGGGCCCGGTCACCGCGGGCGCGGTGCTCGACGCGCTCGAGGCGACCTATCCGATGCTGCGCGGGACGATTCGCGACCACGTCACCGGCAAGCGCCGGCCGTTCGTGCGATTCTTCGCCTGCGAGCAGGACGTCTCCCACGATCCGCCCGATGCGCCGCTGCCCCAGGCGGTCGCGACGGGCGCCGAGCCGTTCATGGTGGTGGGCGCGATGGCCGGCGGCTAG
- the tpx gene encoding thiol peroxidase: MADRAGAVNFKGNPITLSGPEIKPGADAPDFTAVDNSLQSVKLSQAKGKVIVLTAVPSLDTPVCDTETRRFNQEAGQLGANVEVWTVSMDLPFAQKRWCGAAGATSVKTLSDFRDRSFAQSYGVLVKDGPLAGLTARAVFVVGKDGKVKHVEYVKEITTEPNYDAALSAAKQAASG, encoded by the coding sequence ATGGCGGATAGAGCAGGTGCGGTCAACTTCAAGGGCAATCCGATCACGCTGAGCGGTCCCGAGATCAAGCCCGGCGCCGACGCGCCCGACTTCACCGCGGTCGATAACAGTCTGCAGTCGGTGAAGCTCAGCCAGGCCAAGGGCAAGGTGATCGTGCTCACCGCGGTCCCGTCGCTCGACACGCCGGTCTGCGACACCGAGACCCGCCGCTTCAATCAGGAAGCGGGCCAGCTGGGGGCTAACGTGGAAGTGTGGACGGTCAGCATGGATTTGCCGTTCGCCCAGAAGCGCTGGTGCGGCGCGGCGGGGGCCACGTCGGTGAAGACGCTCTCGGACTTCCGCGACCGTTCCTTCGCCCAGAGCTACGGCGTCCTCGTGAAGGACGGGCCGCTGGCCGGGCTCACCGCGCGCGCTGTGTTCGTGGTGGGCAAGGACGGCAAGGTCAAGCACGTCGAGTACGTCAAGGAGATCACTACCGAGCCCAACTACGACGCCGCGCTGAGCGCCGCGAAGCAGGCGGCCAGCGGCTAG